The sequence TCGAGGTACTTCGGGTCCGCCGAATCCGCCATGTTCAAATCCTCAGAATTGCTTGGAAAACAGCGCGCCACCTTATAGCAGGGAGGGCGCCTGTCAACGCCGCCGAGCCGTCTTCCAGAGCCGATGAACGCACCGCCCCGCAACATGCTTCCCCGTGGCCCCTATCTTCTCTGCGACGACACCGTGCTCCCGGATGTTCCGCTGGTGGACAAGGCGGCGCGGCTGGTGGCCGGTGGCGCCCGCGTGGTGCAGCTGCGCATGAAGCGCACACCGCCGCGGGCCGCGCTGGCCGCCGCGCGCGAGGTGACGGCGCTGTGCCGCCGCGCGGGGGCGCTGTGCCTGCTCAACGACAGGGTGGACCTGGCGCTGCTGGCGGGGGCGGACGGCGTACACGTGGGAGATGAAGACCTGCCGCCGGAGGCCGCGCGCGAGCTGTTGGGGCCCGGCCGGCTGGTGGGCGTGACGGTGCGGGGCCTGGAGGGGGCGAGGGCGGCGCGGGACGCGGGTGCGGACTACGTGGGCGTGGGGCCGCTCTTCGCCACGATGACGAAGCAGGTGGGGGCGCCGGTGCTGGGGTTGGAGAGCTTCGCCGAGGTGGTGAAGGGCAGCCCGCTGCCGGTGGTGGGCATTGGCGGAGTGAAGCTCTGGAACATCGGCAAGGTGGCGGCGACGGGGGCACATGGCGCGGCGGTGGTGTCCGACGCCCTGCTCGCCGGGGACATCAGCGAGCGGGTGCGGCAGCTCGTGGCCGCGTTTGAACAGGGCGGGGCGGGGGACTAGCCTCGCGCGCCCAGGAGCCCCATGAACAACCATCCGCGACACCACGGGCCGCCGCCGCGCCGCCCGAACATCGGCATCACCCCGGACTGGAACCAGCCCGAGGACCAGCCCTTTGCCCGCTTCGAGCTGAAGGTGCCGTACGCGGACGCGGTGCTGCGCATGGGGGGCCTGCCCTTCGTGCTGCCGTACTCGGATGACCCGACGTGCGTGGAGGCGTACCTGGACCGCGTCTCCGGGGTGCTCGTCACCGGTGGCGCGTTCGACATCCCGCCCGAGGCGTACGGCGAGTCGGCGCGCGAGGGGCTGGGCACGCTGAAGGAGGGCCGCACCGCGTTCGAGGCGGCGCTGATGCGCGGCGCGCTCAAGCGGAACATGCCGGTGCTGGGCGTCTGCGGCGGCATGCAGTTGCTCAACGTCGTGCTGGGCGGGACATTGTTCCAGGACATCGGCCGCGAGGTGCAGGGTGCTCGCGAGCACGAGCAGAAGCATGACCGCACGCAGCCGCAGCACCCGGTAGAGGTGAAGAGCGGCACGCTGCTGGCGGAGGCGGTGGGGCACGGCCAGTTGATGGTCAACTCCACGCACCATCAAGCGGTGCGCGTGGCGGGCAAGGACGCGGTGGTGTGCGCGGTGGCGCCGGACGGCGTGGTGGAGGCCATCGAGTCCACCGTGCATGCCTTCGCCGTGGGCGTGCAGTGGCACCCCGAGTACATGGCCACGACGATTCCGGTGCACCTGGGCCTGTACAAGTCCTTCATCCAGAAGGCGCGCGAGCACCGGCGGTGACTCCGCGCGTCCTCCTGCTGGCCGGGCATGAGCCCACGGGGAGGGCGGGGCTGCTCGCGGACGTGTCGGCCGTGCTGGAGCGCGGCGGCCAGCCGGTGGCGGTGCCGCTGGCGCAGACGGCGCAGGGCACGAGGACGTTCTCTTGGGTGGCCTCGCCGCCGCGCGTGGTGACGGCGCAGATTGCCGCCGCGCGCGAGCTGGGGCCGTTGCACGCGGTGAAGTGGGGCATGGTGCCCGGCTCCGCGCAGCTATCCGCCGTGCGCGCGGCGCTGAAGGGCGAGGACGCGTGGTGGGTGGTGGACCCGGTGGTGCGCACGTCACGAGGGCAGGCGCTGTCGCGACTGTCACCGAGGGCGTATCTGGCGCTGGCGGGCCCGCGCGTGGTGCTCACGCCGAACCTGGATGAGGCGGGGTGGCTGCTACGCAAGCCCGCGCCGCGCTCGGTGGAGGAGGCCTCGGAGGCAGCCGCCGTGCTGGCGCGGTACGGCTTTGGCGCGGTGCTGGTGAAGGGCGGGCACCTGCCGGGCGATGAAGGCCTGGCGGACGTGCTGGCCACTCCCGAGCGCGTGCGCGTGCTGCGAGGCGAATGGCTGGAGCGCGCGCCCGAGCGTCGTGGCACCGGGTGCCGGTTGGCCTCGGCGCTGGCGACGGAGCTGGGACGAGGGCGCCCGCTGGACGCGGCGGTGCGCGCGGCGCGTGGGCTGGTGGTGCGCTACCTGCGCGCGGGGTAGGGCGGGGTGCCTACTCGCCGCGGCTGCGGCTCTCGAAGCGGGTGTATTCGGAGAGGAACACCAGGTCGACGGAGCCGATGGGGCCGTTACGCTGCTTGGCGACGATGAGCTCCACCGGGATGACGGTGCTGGAGGGCGTAGCCGGCGCTCCGTCGCCGCCGCCTTCATCCGTCTCCTCGCGGTGGATGAACATCACCACGTCGGCGTCCTGCTCGATGGAGCCGGACTCACGCAGGTCCGACAGCATGGGCTTGCCGCCCTTGCGCTCCTCCACCTTACGGTTGAGCTGGCTGAGCGCGATGATGGGCACCTCCAGCTCCTTCGCGAGCTGCTTGAGCGCACGGGAGATTTCCGCCACTTCCAACTGGCGGCTCTCCACCTTGCCCTTCTGGTGCATGAGCTGGAGGTAGTCGATGACCAGCAGCGACAGCCGAGGGTCCTTCTGCTTCACGCGCCGCGCCTTGGCACGCAAGTCGAATGGGGAAAGACCGCCCGAGTCGTCGATGTAGATGGGCGCGTTGTAGAGCGCACCCGCCATCTCCTGGAACTTCTCCTCGTCGTGCGGCGTGAGCCGGCCGCCGCGCAGCTTCTTCATGTCCACGCGCGCGGTGGATGCGAGCAGACGCATGAGGAGCTGGTCGGCGGGCATTTCGAGGCTGAAGATGCCGACGGCCTTGTTCTCCTTCAGCGCCGCGTGCACCGCGATGTTCATCGCGAAGGACGTCTTGCCGATGCCGGGACGCGCCGCGAGGATGATGAGCTCGCCCGCGTGCAGGCCCGTGAGCTGGTTGTCCAGGTCGATGTAGCCGGTGGACAGGCCCGTCACGCCCGTGGCCGCCGCCTTCATCTTGTCGAGCAGGTCGAGCGTCTGCTCCATCAGCTCGCTGACCGGACGCAAATCTCCTTCGCGCTTCTTCTCCGCGAGGAGGAACACCTTGCGCTCGGCCTCGTCGAGCAGCACCTCCAACTCGCCCGTCTCCGAGCTGGCCAGCTCTTGAATCTCCCGGCCCACGTTGGCCAGGCGCCGGCGGATGGCCTGGTCCTTGACGATCTGCGCGTACTGGACGGCGTTGGACGCCAGCGGCACCACCTGGTCCAGCCGCATCAGGTACGCGGGGCCGCCCACGGCGACGAGCTGCCCCAGGACCTTCAGCTCCTCGGCCAGCGTCAGGTGGTCGACCTGCTTGGACTGGCCGTCCAGCTTGAGCATCGCCGCGAAGATCTGCGCGTGCGCGGGGCTGGAGAAGTCGTCCGGGAAGACCACCTCACCCACCGCGGCGATGAGCGTGTTGTCCGCGAGCACGGCGCCCAGCACGGCTCGCTCCGCGGCCAGGTCCTCGTGAACCCGCCGGCCTTCTCTCATTTCGAGGGCGTTTTCCATGGCTGCCCGCTCACTCTACAGGCGGCTCTGACGTCGCCCCAATTTTCTGCGACAGGGCACAACCGACCTGTAGCACCGGGTGGGAGCAGGACGGCGGCCCTACTCCCTGACTCACCCCGCCATTCCCCATCTTTCGAGGAAGGCTTCACGCCACGTGCGGCTGAGGACCACCGTGGTGCCGTCCTTGAGGACGAGGATGCCGTCGCCATGCGTCCAGGGCTCCAGCTTCGCCACCGCGTCGAGGTTGACGATGTCGCCCCGGTGCACGCGCACGAAGCGCTCCGGGTCCAGCCGCTCCTCCAGCGCGCGCAGGCTCTGGCGGACGAGGTGCTCGCCCTGCGCGGTGTGGAGGCGCACGTACTTGTCCTCGGAGGACAGACGCCACACGGTGTCCAGCTTCAGCGGCACCCAGGCCTCGCCCACCTTCACCACGAGCCGCTCCAGCGGGCGCGAGGGCGTGGCGCGGGACACGTCCTCCAGCAGCGCCTGGACGCGGCCGGACTCGCGCTCACCGGCACCGAGCAGCGCATGGGCCTTGTCGAGCGCCCGGCCGAAGCGGGTCGCGTCGTAGGGTTTGAGCAGGTAGTCCACCGCGTGCGCGTCGAAGGCCTTGAGAGCGAAGGCGTCGTAGGCGGTGGAGAAGATGACGGCGGGGCAGGCCTCGGGACCGAGGGCCTCCAGCACCTCGAAGCCGGTGAGCCCGGGCATCTGCACGTCGAGGACGAGCAGGTCCGGACGCAGCGCCTCCACGCGCGCGAGGGCGTCCGTTCCGTCCACGGCTTCGCCCGCGAGCTGGAAGCGCGAGTCGTCCGCGAGCAGGCGCTTCACCTTCGCCCGCGCGGGGGCTTCGTCGTCCACGACGAGCACGCTGAAGCGCTTCATGCCGCCACCTCGCGCGGCAGCCACAGCGACACGCGCGCGCCACCTTCTGGCCCCTGCCCGCGCTCCATCCGCGCACGTCCACGGTGCAGCAGCGCGAGGATGCGCTCCAGGTGCGCCAGCCCCACGCCGGGCCCCTTCGCGGGCGAGGCCTCGCCGAAGCCGCGCCCCGTGTCCTCCACTTCGAGCCACCAGCCCGTCCCGTCCTCGCGGGCGCGGATGCGCACCTCCAGCGGCTCGCGCCGGTCCTGGTTGTGCTTCACCGCGTTCTCCACCAGCGCCTGCAGCGCGAAGCAGGGCACGCGCGCCGCGGTCAGCTCCGGCGCCACGTCCCACGAAACCCTCACACGCTCACCAAAGCGCGCGGTCAGCAGCGCGACGAAGCGCTCCGCGTGGGTGCGCTCCTCCGTCAACGTCCACGTGGCTTCCTGTCGCTCCAGGCTGGCGCGCAGCAGGCCGCCCAAGTCACTGAGCAGCCGGTCCGTGCGCGCCAGGTCCTCGTACATCACCGAGCTGATGGTGTTCAGCGCGTTGAAGAGGAAGTGCGGATGGAGCTGTCCGGTGAGCGCCTGGAGCCGGGCCTCGCGCAATTCGCTCTCCAGCGTGGCCTCGCGCACCGCCCGCGCCTGCCGCTCCTTCCAGGCATGGTAGAGGCGCCACAGCACCCCGCCCACCGCGTACGCGATGAGGTCCTTCTGCATCTCCATCGGGATGCGGAACGTCAGGGCCCCATAGTCATACCTGCCCAGCCCGAGCAGCGCGTAGAGCGGGTAGCGAAGGGGCACCATCGCCACCATGTGCAGCGTGGTGAAGAGCAGGTAGCCCACCGCGTGGATGCCCAGGAAGCGCGCCCAGCCCACGCTCGGCCCCGGAGCGTTGAGCACCGCGGTCAGGAGGATGGGCAGCACCACCCAGACCCCCAGCGCCCCGGTGATTTCCCAGACGAATGGCTCCAGCACCTGCACCCTGCCGCCATTGCCGAGGATGGTGAACCACACCGTCAGCCCGTTCCACAGCCCCACCCCGAGGAAGAGCGCGAAACTCCCCAGCGCGGCCCGCGCGCTGATGCGCGGCCATTGCCAGCCGGTGACGGGAGCGGAAGTGCCTTCGGTGGGGAGGGAAGCCATGGTCGCCTCAGGCAGTATGCCCCGCCTCCACCGTCCGGGGAGCCACGGGCCGGGCCGCGCGCGGCTTCATCCCGAAGCACGGCCGCAAGAAGGGCACCCGGGCCACGGCCTCCGTCAGCGCCCACGTCACGGCGAAGGACACCCCGAGCACCAGCCCGAAGAGCGTCACCGTTCCCACGGGCAGCGACAGGAACGCGTAGCCCACGACGACGATGACCGTCTGGTGGAGGATGTAGAAGGGGTACGACAATTCCTGCGCGTGCTTCAGCCAGGGCCGACGGACGTGGATGCGCGAGCGCGCCCAGGCCAGCGCCGTGAGGATGAAGAACCAGAGCGCCGACTGCGCGCCGAGGACCTCCGGCACCAGGGCGAACTCGTCCGGCGGAATCATGATGGCGAAGAGGAGGAGGCTCACCACGAGCAGCTCACGCCGCCGCTCCACGAGGCGGTCCCACACGCGGGGGCAGCGGCCGAGCAGGTGGCCCAGGAGGAACAGCAGGCCGTAGTGGCCGAACGTGCGCGGGTCGT comes from Pyxidicoccus parkwaysis and encodes:
- the thiE gene encoding thiamine phosphate synthase yields the protein MNAPPRNMLPRGPYLLCDDTVLPDVPLVDKAARLVAGGARVVQLRMKRTPPRAALAAAREVTALCRRAGALCLLNDRVDLALLAGADGVHVGDEDLPPEAARELLGPGRLVGVTVRGLEGARAARDAGADYVGVGPLFATMTKQVGAPVLGLESFAEVVKGSPLPVVGIGGVKLWNIGKVAATGAHGAAVVSDALLAGDISERVRQLVAAFEQGGAGD
- a CDS encoding gamma-glutamyl-gamma-aminobutyrate hydrolase family protein translates to MNNHPRHHGPPPRRPNIGITPDWNQPEDQPFARFELKVPYADAVLRMGGLPFVLPYSDDPTCVEAYLDRVSGVLVTGGAFDIPPEAYGESAREGLGTLKEGRTAFEAALMRGALKRNMPVLGVCGGMQLLNVVLGGTLFQDIGREVQGAREHEQKHDRTQPQHPVEVKSGTLLAEAVGHGQLMVNSTHHQAVRVAGKDAVVCAVAPDGVVEAIESTVHAFAVGVQWHPEYMATTIPVHLGLYKSFIQKAREHRR
- the thiD gene encoding bifunctional hydroxymethylpyrimidine kinase/phosphomethylpyrimidine kinase, translating into MTPRVLLLAGHEPTGRAGLLADVSAVLERGGQPVAVPLAQTAQGTRTFSWVASPPRVVTAQIAAARELGPLHAVKWGMVPGSAQLSAVRAALKGEDAWWVVDPVVRTSRGQALSRLSPRAYLALAGPRVVLTPNLDEAGWLLRKPAPRSVEEASEAAAVLARYGFGAVLVKGGHLPGDEGLADVLATPERVRVLRGEWLERAPERRGTGCRLASALATELGRGRPLDAAVRAARGLVVRYLRAG
- the dnaB gene encoding replicative DNA helicase, which codes for MENALEMREGRRVHEDLAAERAVLGAVLADNTLIAAVGEVVFPDDFSSPAHAQIFAAMLKLDGQSKQVDHLTLAEELKVLGQLVAVGGPAYLMRLDQVVPLASNAVQYAQIVKDQAIRRRLANVGREIQELASSETGELEVLLDEAERKVFLLAEKKREGDLRPVSELMEQTLDLLDKMKAAATGVTGLSTGYIDLDNQLTGLHAGELIILAARPGIGKTSFAMNIAVHAALKENKAVGIFSLEMPADQLLMRLLASTARVDMKKLRGGRLTPHDEEKFQEMAGALYNAPIYIDDSGGLSPFDLRAKARRVKQKDPRLSLLVIDYLQLMHQKGKVESRQLEVAEISRALKQLAKELEVPIIALSQLNRKVEERKGGKPMLSDLRESGSIEQDADVVMFIHREETDEGGGDGAPATPSSTVIPVELIVAKQRNGPIGSVDLVFLSEYTRFESRSRGE
- a CDS encoding LytR/AlgR family response regulator transcription factor, with protein sequence MKRFSVLVVDDEAPARAKVKRLLADDSRFQLAGEAVDGTDALARVEALRPDLLVLDVQMPGLTGFEVLEALGPEACPAVIFSTAYDAFALKAFDAHAVDYLLKPYDATRFGRALDKAHALLGAGERESGRVQALLEDVSRATPSRPLERLVVKVGEAWVPLKLDTVWRLSSEDKYVRLHTAQGEHLVRQSLRALEERLDPERFVRVHRGDIVNLDAVAKLEPWTHGDGILVLKDGTTVVLSRTWREAFLERWGMAG
- a CDS encoding sensor histidine kinase, producing MASLPTEGTSAPVTGWQWPRISARAALGSFALFLGVGLWNGLTVWFTILGNGGRVQVLEPFVWEITGALGVWVVLPILLTAVLNAPGPSVGWARFLGIHAVGYLLFTTLHMVAMVPLRYPLYALLGLGRYDYGALTFRIPMEMQKDLIAYAVGGVLWRLYHAWKERQARAVREATLESELREARLQALTGQLHPHFLFNALNTISSVMYEDLARTDRLLSDLGGLLRASLERQEATWTLTEERTHAERFVALLTARFGERVRVSWDVAPELTAARVPCFALQALVENAVKHNQDRREPLEVRIRAREDGTGWWLEVEDTGRGFGEASPAKGPGVGLAHLERILALLHRGRARMERGQGPEGGARVSLWLPREVAA